A window of Methanooceanicella nereidis genomic DNA:
CCATTTCTTTCATAATTTATTTTTTGAAGCGTCATTAAAATTTGTTTATGTGTATTCTTCATTCCTCACATGAACATGATGCATTATGACCATAGTATACAATTAAGTGTAAAACGAACCGGCCACATAGATATATAATAGCTGGCGCAAATTTTTTCGCAGCACAATAAATATCATTTTATCCAAAATCTAGCGTTTATACTTTTATCGTTATCTTCCGGATATAATTTTATTAATGCATAAATTCATAAATTTTATGAATAATGAAAAAAAGACAAAAAATCTTTAATAATTCATAAAAGTTATGAATATTTCATAATTATTTTTATAATTCACAATTTTTGTCTTAAAATCATTTTTGAGCATTAATATTTTATCTTTCATAACTTTTATGAACTTTTTTGATTTACTAAAAAGGTTATAATGAATAAAGTTTAAATATATCTTGTATACATAAGGTTGCCTACTACCGTCTTAGTAATTTATATACAGGTAGCCGGAAAAGAGTTGAAACTGAATGAAAATGATCAATTTTGCAAAACCGGACAAAGAGGTGTATTGGACATGATGAAAAACTGCGACAAGGAATACATACCGTCAGGCTGTGCCATCTCTGGGATAATGAACAAGAGGGGCAAGCGTATAGACGGTAAAAAGATCATTAAGTCCATATCCCTTATGCACGACAGGTCCAACGGGCTTGGAGGAGGTTTTGCAGCATACGGCATATACCCGCAATACAAAGACCATTATGCATTTCATATAATGTTTGACGACATCGAGAGCAAGGAAAGGCTTGAAGGGTACCTGTCAGACAATTTCCTGATCGAGAAGGACGAGAAGATCCCGACGAGGAAGACCGAGAACATACACAATCCGCCCATACTATGGAGATATTTCGTCAAGGTGAACGAATCAAAGCTGGAGGAAATATGCGAAGAAGACTACGTAGTAAGGCAGGTCATGCATATCAACTCGAAGTTCATGGGCACCTTCATATCCTCGAGCGGTAAGAACATGGGCGGCTTTAAGGGAGTAGGATACCCGGAGGACATCGCGAAGTTCTACAGGCTCGAAGACTACAACGCCTATATCTGGACATCGCACGGAAGGTTCCCGACGAACACCCCCGGATGGTGGGGAGGGGCTCACCCGATAACCCTTCTGGACTGGTCAGTCGTCCATAACGGCGAGATATCCTCTTACGGGACTAACAAGAGATACCTCGAGATGTTCGGTTATCACTTAGAATTGATGACCGACACTGAAGTCATAGCATACTTATTCGACCTGCTTGTCAGGCGTCATAAATTACCGATCGACATTGCCACAAAGGCACTGGCACCGCCATTCTGGAAGGATATAGACAGGATGGCCCCCGAGCAGAAGAAAGCGTACGAGGCCATCAGGATGGTCTACGGCAGCGCGCTGATGAACGGACCGTTCTCGATACTCGTCGGATTTAACAGGGGCATGGTCGGCCTGAACGACCGTATCAAGCTCAGGCCTATGATAGCAGCGACTAAAGGCGATTTCCTGTACATGGCATCCGAAGAGTCGGCCATCAGGATAATCGAGCCGGAGCCGGAACACGTATGGGCGCCGAAAGCGGGAACGCCCGTTATCGGATTACTTGAGGAGGACGTCGAATGATCTCGAACGTACCGCCAGAGTTCAACGTCGACATCAGCGACAGAAAATGTGTAAAGTGCAAAAGATGCACGAAGGAATGCGGTTTCGATGCGCTGAGCTACAGTAAGGAGTTTGACTGTATCATCGCCGATGACTCGAAGTGCGTAGCATGCCACAGATGCGTCACGTTCTGTCCCAAGAACGCGATAACGATCAGGGAGAACCAGCTGGCATACAAGAATAATTACAATTTCACCGCCAGTGTCAGGAAAAACATTCAGAAACAGGCAAACACAGGCGGAATACTGCTTACAGCAATGGGTAACGACAGGCCATACCCGATATACTGGGACCACATGCTCATAGATGCCTGCCAGGTAACCAACCCGTCTATCGACCCGCTCAGGGAGCCGATGGAGCTAAGGACCTACATCGGCAGGAAGCCGGACAGCCTTGAGTTCGAGACCGTGGATGGAAAACTTAAGCTGAAGACCAGGATAGGCCCCAACATCAAGATCGACGTGCCTGTCGTGTTCGCTGCGATGTCATACGGCTCGGTCAGCTATAACGTTCATAAATCGCTCATGAAGGCGGCACAGAACTGCGGAACACTGATGAATACCGGAGAGGGAGGCCTTCACAAGGACTTCTACGAGTATAAGGACAACGTCATTGTACAGTGCGCATCGGGAAGGTTCGGCGTTCACGGAGACTATCTTAATGCCGGCGCAGCCATCGAGATCAAGGTAGGCCAGGGAGCCAAGCCCGGTATCGGAGGCCACTTACCGGGCGAGAAAGTCGACGAGGAAGTGTCGAAGACCCGTATGATACCGCAGGGATCCGACGCGATATCCCCGGCACCGCATCACGATATTTACTCCATAGAGGACCTTTCGCAGCTGATATACGCACTGAAAGAGGCCACGGAATACAAGAAACCGATCTCGGTCAAGGTCGCGGCTGTTCATAACATAGCAGCCATATGCAGCGGTATCGTTCGCGCAGGGGCGGATATAGTCACCATAGACGGCTTCAGGGGAGGCACTGGCGCTGCACCGCTCGTCATACGCGATAACGTAGGCATACCGATCGAGCTTGCACTCGCCGCTGTCGACGACAGGCTGAGAAAAGAGGGCATACGCAACCATGCATCAATCATCTGCGGCGGCGGTATAAGGCACAGCGGAGATGTCATCAAGGCCATCGCCCTGGGTGCCGACGCAGTGATGATAGGTACATCCGCACTGGTGGCGCTTGGCTGCAGAGTGTGTCAGAAGTGCAATACAGGAAAGTGTTCCTGGGGCATTGCCACCCAGAAGCCCCATCTGACCGCAAGGCTCGACCCCGAGGAAGGCGCGCTCAGGCTTACCAACCTCCTGAACGGGTGGAGCCATGAGATACAGGAAGTTCTCGGCGCGTTAGGCGTGAACTCCCTGGAAAGCCTTAGAGGCAACAGGGAAAGGCTTCGCGGAATAGGGCTGGATGAAAAGACACTTGAAATACTGGGCATAAAGCCTGCAGGGAGATGAACATATGAAGATAGACGCGAACGAGATGAATTATAAGGACCTTAACAATAAGGTCCGCAAGCTAGTCGAGGACGGAGAGGCCTGCATCGAGCTGGACCATATCTGCGGCCAGAAGTTCATCGGTGACGGGTTAAAGGGAAGGTCGAAGATAGTCATAAACGGTGTGCCCGGTAACGACCTTGCCGCGTTTATGGACGGCCCGGAAATAATAGTGCATTCCAACGGACAGGACGGTATCGGCAATACAATGAACTCCGGTAAGGTAGTCATCCATGGACACGCGGGAGACGTCATAGGCTATGCCATGAGGGGCGGAAAGATATTCATCAAAGGCGATGTAGGCTATCGCGTCGGCATACACATGAAATCTTACGGCAATCACATTCCGTGCATAGTTGTAGGCGGTACTGCCAGCAACTTCTTCGGCGAGTATATGGCCGGAGGAGTCATGGTGCTTCTGGGACTCGGGGAACACAATGGCGATCCGATCTCGGGAGATTACACCGGCACGGGAATGCACGGCGGTGTCATCTACGTCAGAGGCGACATTGATGACTCGTACCTGGGAAGAGAGGTAAAAAAAGTAGAGCTTGACTCCCATGATATTTCCAGGCTGTGCAAGCTTGTAGCGGAGTACTGCTCTCACTTCGGATACGATTATGACGAGGTCATGAGCAAGCCATTCATAAAGCTCGTACCGAAGTCACACAGGCCTTATGGCAACATGTACGCCCATTAGGCCTTGATTATTTTCCTTTTTTTAACATGCCTCTGTTCATTATGTTATAATAACACCTTAGCCACGGTTTTATCGCTATTATCAAGGACATTTGTTTTTAGATAGTATAAAAAATCCTAATTCATGTCAATGAGCAGGATACTGATAATGTTATTCGTTCTGATAATGTTCGTAATAATCTGGCGGCTAATTGATCTTCTGCTCGGCACCGCGCTGGGAATTTTCATATGGGCATTGAAAACGGCACTGTTCTTGATATTAATGTACGCCATATACATACTGTTCATAAGGCAATCGCCCGTAACAGCATAGGCTAACGTTTATACGCTTATAGTACAAATAATAAAAATACAATAACTAAAAAATAAATATCATATATAGTATTGTTGATTCTATAATTGTGGGGTAATCGCTTGTTCGTGCCAAAGATCTATGACCGGAACGGCCTGGACGCTTACAGGATAGTGGGTAGCGATGGCAGCGAATTTTTTTATGAAGGCGAGATAGAGCACGTTAACGATCAGGTCTTTAAGGACGAGCAGGGAAAAATGTATCTGCCGCTTATCACGAATCTTCGAGACGGTACAAAATACTATGTGGAAGTGGAAGTAGAGGCCCCGTTGATAAAGACATCAGGTGAAGAGCCTGAAGAAGAAAAAAATATTGCAAGCCTTATACTTGCATCCCCCAGAAATGTCGACAACTATCCCGAAGATATCACAGCCACAGCCGGAAGGCAAATTACGGGCGAAGAGAGACCTTTGCAGGAAACCAAAGATGTTGAAACTGAAGACAACATTACTCATGTCCAGGGATTTGAGAAGGGTCCAATACCGCAGGAGGTCCCTGAGATCGAAGAGCGGGTTCCCGATGCAGTTGTGAGACCCGAAGAGAGTATATCGGAAAACGCCCCGGAAAAACCGCCTGATTATGAGCGACCGGAAAGATCGAGGGGAAGAATGCCGTCTTTTATGATCGTGGGGTTTGTTGCAATCATTATAATAATCGTGGCGATTTCCAGCGCATATATTTTGAAGCCGGATATGATAAAAGGCTATATGTCGACAGGAGCGACGACCACGCCTTCAGCTACCATTACAGCTACGCCTGTACCGACTGCCGATCCGACGGTATCTCCGACTGAAGAGCCCGTCAGCATGAGCATATATGATACCATGATGCTTTTGTCCTCGGCAATAGACGGGTCGGACGGATCTGTGAAGGCCTATGCGGATAATAGTATTAGCCAGGACTCGACAGATAGTGGAAATAAGCTAGCCGCCATCCTTGACATCTATGAGAAGGTATGCGCGGATTGGTCTATGGCAGAGCCGGGAAACCAGTTGCCTGGTCATCCGGCGGTCACAGTAAAA
This region includes:
- a CDS encoding class II glutamine amidotransferase, which gives rise to MKNCDKEYIPSGCAISGIMNKRGKRIDGKKIIKSISLMHDRSNGLGGGFAAYGIYPQYKDHYAFHIMFDDIESKERLEGYLSDNFLIEKDEKIPTRKTENIHNPPILWRYFVKVNESKLEEICEEDYVVRQVMHINSKFMGTFISSSGKNMGGFKGVGYPEDIAKFYRLEDYNAYIWTSHGRFPTNTPGWWGGAHPITLLDWSVVHNGEISSYGTNKRYLEMFGYHLELMTDTEVIAYLFDLLVRRHKLPIDIATKALAPPFWKDIDRMAPEQKKAYEAIRMVYGSALMNGPFSILVGFNRGMVGLNDRIKLRPMIAATKGDFLYMASEESAIRIIEPEPEHVWAPKAGTPVIGLLEEDVE
- a CDS encoding glutamate synthase-related protein, translated to MISNVPPEFNVDISDRKCVKCKRCTKECGFDALSYSKEFDCIIADDSKCVACHRCVTFCPKNAITIRENQLAYKNNYNFTASVRKNIQKQANTGGILLTAMGNDRPYPIYWDHMLIDACQVTNPSIDPLREPMELRTYIGRKPDSLEFETVDGKLKLKTRIGPNIKIDVPVVFAAMSYGSVSYNVHKSLMKAAQNCGTLMNTGEGGLHKDFYEYKDNVIVQCASGRFGVHGDYLNAGAAIEIKVGQGAKPGIGGHLPGEKVDEEVSKTRMIPQGSDAISPAPHHDIYSIEDLSQLIYALKEATEYKKPISVKVAAVHNIAAICSGIVRAGADIVTIDGFRGGTGAAPLVIRDNVGIPIELALAAVDDRLRKEGIRNHASIICGGGIRHSGDVIKAIALGADAVMIGTSALVALGCRVCQKCNTGKCSWGIATQKPHLTARLDPEEGALRLTNLLNGWSHEIQEVLGALGVNSLESLRGNRERLRGIGLDEKTLEILGIKPAGR
- a CDS encoding transglutaminase-like domain-containing protein; the encoded protein is MPKIYDRNGLDAYRIVGSDGSEFFYEGEIEHVNDQVFKDEQGKMYLPLITNLRDGTKYYVEVEVEAPLIKTSGEEPEEEKNIASLILASPRNVDNYPEDITATAGRQITGEERPLQETKDVETEDNITHVQGFEKGPIPQEVPEIEERVPDAVVRPEESISENAPEKPPDYERPERSRGRMPSFMIVGFVAIIIIIVAISSAYILKPDMIKGYMSTGATTTPSATITATPVPTADPTVSPTEEPVSMSIYDTMMLLSSAIDGSDGSVKAYADNSISQDSTDSGNKLAAILDIYEKVCADWSMAEPGNQLPGHPAVTVKTMNGDMKDYSVLMCSLAKSLGFESRIVVSFTDEGQKFYPEIMVASDETTFDNVKNYLYSRYRIDRPYVHTGDSEYWINLEIDSPGAVINSSEEYAVYPEGYIVKLMTGS